One Vulpes lagopus strain Blue_001 chromosome 18, ASM1834538v1, whole genome shotgun sequence DNA window includes the following coding sequences:
- the DEFB129 gene encoding beta-defensin 129, translating into MKLLFPIFASLMLQYQVNTEYFGLRRCLMGFGRCRDHCAMDEKEIQKCKKKKCCIGPKVVQMIKNYMQNEMSHTLEGSQEQLPINKNFDVEMQTKNRILSLLPKSKSISPFATVSTLIISNTTNINSVIANPVFSGKTSHTAISTKSDTKERRDSDTDSPPPAPPP; encoded by the exons ATGAAGCTCCTTTTTCCTATCTTTGCCAGCCTCATGCTACAGTACCAGGTGAACACAG AGTATTTTGGCTTGAGAAGATGTTTAATGGGTTTTGGAAGATGCAGAGACCACTGTGCCATGGATGAAAAAGagatacagaaatgcaaaaagaaaaaatgttgcaTTGGACCAAAAGTGGTTCAAATGATAAAAAACTACATGCAAAATGAAATGTCCCACACACTTGAGGGCTCCCAAGAGCAACTACCAATTAACAAGAATTTTGATGTTGAGATGCAAACAAAAAATCGTATTTTATCTCTTCTCCCCAAAAGCAAAAGCATCAGCCCTTTTGCCACTGTTAGCACTCTTATTATCTCAAATACCACCAATATAAACTCTGTCATCGCCAACCCTGTGTTCTCAGGAAAGACTTCACATACTGCAATTTCTACCAAGAGTGACACCAAAGAAAGGAGAGATTCAGATACTGACtccccaccaccagcaccaccaccataG